Proteins co-encoded in one Streptomyces sp. NBC_01283 genomic window:
- a CDS encoding ANTAR domain-containing protein, with protein MQRTLRTYEERWSRKESLVWQSSPSGEVQTLRSENVELRRRLRRRAVTTRAQGVVMALVPCSSEHAKDFLADLADHCGLTVRDVARALVGTFEGRPLTAKMQRELGSAVVRLKAGAPA; from the coding sequence ATGCAACGCACATTGAGGACGTACGAGGAGCGCTGGTCTCGAAAAGAGTCGCTCGTCTGGCAGAGCAGTCCTTCCGGCGAGGTCCAGACTCTTCGCTCGGAGAACGTGGAACTTCGCCGACGGCTGCGCAGGCGTGCGGTCACCACGCGGGCTCAGGGCGTGGTCATGGCGCTCGTGCCCTGTTCCAGCGAACACGCCAAGGACTTTCTCGCTGATCTGGCCGATCATTGCGGCCTCACGGTGCGCGACGTCGCCCGGGCCCTCGTCGGCACGTTCGAGGGCCGTCCACTCACGGCGAAGATGCAGCGCGAGCTCGGCAGCGCAGTGGTGCGCCTCAAGGCTGGCGCTCCGGCCTGA
- a CDS encoding STAS domain-containing protein: MGITDREPTVTHQAHAQDIPSPGPRVRTVHLPGVTVVELHGEIDLASAPEVQQHLDAATIPVGAQVIVDLRSTDFLDCTVLALLCRAHRQARRHQGQLHLVCIRPWHLKILDTAGLRTRLHPLTSLEEAATPE; the protein is encoded by the coding sequence ATGGGAATCACTGACCGAGAACCGACGGTCACCCACCAGGCCCACGCCCAGGACATACCGTCACCGGGCCCGCGTGTCCGCACCGTGCACCTGCCGGGCGTCACCGTCGTCGAACTCCACGGAGAGATCGACCTCGCCTCCGCCCCCGAAGTCCAGCAGCACCTCGACGCCGCGACCATCCCCGTCGGCGCCCAGGTGATCGTGGACCTGCGGTCCACCGACTTCCTGGACTGCACCGTACTCGCCTTGCTCTGCCGCGCCCACCGCCAGGCCCGCCGGCACCAAGGCCAACTGCACCTCGTCTGTATCCGCCCCTGGCACCTCAAAATCCTCGACACTGCGGGCCTGCGTACCCGCCTTCACCCCCTTACCAGCCTCGAAGAAGCCGCCACCCCCGAATGA
- a CDS encoding helix-turn-helix transcriptional regulator: protein MRDDESGNRLGSYLRARRELVSPAQAGIPPGGNRRVPGLRREEVALLAGISPDYYLRLERGRDKNPSPQVLESLARVLRLDDVERTYLLGLAAARPRAPRRKRPERVPARVHQLLAHLQIPAFVEGRAFDVLASNPMAVTLSPRLRPGQNRLLSLFLDPEEQAFHQDWTEAAASFVAALRTTIGDDTDNPRFVELVGELALSSQRFRTLWARHDVRNLDGGTATVHHPVVGELRLHRDKLPIDDVILVVYYPDKDSDSEEKLQLLGALSQTERDRARGGVEWPSEPGG, encoded by the coding sequence ATGAGGGACGATGAATCCGGCAATCGGCTCGGCAGCTACCTACGCGCCCGGCGTGAGCTGGTCTCCCCGGCGCAGGCAGGGATCCCGCCCGGCGGCAACCGCCGCGTGCCCGGACTGCGCCGTGAGGAAGTCGCCCTGCTCGCCGGAATCAGCCCCGACTACTACCTGCGACTGGAACGCGGCCGCGACAAGAACCCCTCACCTCAGGTCCTCGAATCACTCGCGCGCGTCCTGCGTCTCGACGACGTCGAGCGGACGTATCTCCTCGGCCTGGCGGCTGCACGCCCCAGGGCGCCACGCCGCAAGCGACCCGAGCGCGTACCGGCACGGGTGCACCAGCTCCTCGCCCACCTTCAGATCCCCGCGTTCGTCGAAGGGCGCGCTTTCGACGTCCTGGCCTCCAACCCCATGGCCGTCACGCTCTCCCCGCGCCTGCGGCCGGGCCAGAACCGGCTTCTTTCCCTCTTTCTCGATCCCGAGGAACAAGCCTTTCACCAGGACTGGACGGAAGCCGCAGCCAGCTTCGTCGCCGCTCTTCGCACCACCATCGGGGACGACACCGACAACCCCCGGTTCGTCGAACTCGTCGGAGAACTCGCACTGTCCAGTCAGCGGTTCCGCACGCTGTGGGCCCGACACGACGTCCGCAACCTCGACGGAGGCACCGCCACCGTCCACCATCCCGTCGTCGGTGAACTGCGGCTCCACCGCGACAAACTCCCCATCGACGACGTCATCCTCGTTGTCTACTACCCCGACAAGGACAGCGACAGCGAGGAGAAGCTGCAACTCCTGGGCGCACTCTCACAGACCGAACGGGACCGCGCCCGGGGTGGGGTCGAGTGGCCTTCTGAACCGGGCGGTTGA
- a CDS encoding DUF5994 family protein, whose translation MTLAPISPLPSQPLLRLRLAPQAGGPRAIDGAWWPRSYDLLAELPALIAGLPHSWGHIASVVLNGAPWSPTPGRMFVAGQVVCLRRRRTAAAAHTVVLTAPGQGRWDLIVVPPDTAEEAAEPIMARAARASGTLRHA comes from the coding sequence ATGACACTCGCACCGATCTCCCCGCTTCCCTCCCAGCCCCTGCTCCGCCTGCGCCTGGCACCCCAAGCCGGCGGGCCCCGCGCGATCGACGGGGCGTGGTGGCCGCGCTCGTACGACCTGCTCGCCGAACTCCCCGCGCTGATCGCCGGGTTGCCCCACAGCTGGGGTCACATCGCCAGCGTCGTACTCAACGGCGCGCCATGGTCGCCCACGCCAGGACGCATGTTCGTCGCCGGTCAGGTTGTCTGCCTGCGAAGGCGCCGGACCGCCGCCGCCGCGCACACCGTCGTCCTCACCGCCCCCGGCCAAGGGCGCTGGGACCTGATCGTCGTCCCTCCGGATACGGCCGAGGAGGCCGCGGAGCCGATCATGGCGCGAGCGGCGCGGGCGAGCGGCACCCTTCGCCACGCGTGA
- a CDS encoding acyl-CoA desaturase, which yields MSLNSTADVTTLPPDRTYDGNSPFPEGSSAPPREGGDRLYVAVTAVIVALPFVALGAAVWLLWGRLIHPGDVVLGIALYVVTGLGVTVGFHRGLTHGSFRAVRPVRVALAVAGSMSFQGDVIGWVATHRRHHAFTDRPGDPHSPYRYGTHLRGQLRGLLHAHVGWLFRNDPTSSERYAPDLLADRGIRAVSRAFPALCVITLALPFGLGWVIGGSWLHGVTGLLWGGLVRIALLHHVTWSVNSLCHMIGERPFRTRSHDRATNLWPLALLSFGESWHNLHHADPTSARHGVGRCQLDPSAAVIRLLERLGLVRDVRWPTPARVAARRA from the coding sequence ATGTCCTTGAACTCCACCGCAGATGTCACCACACTCCCGCCGGACCGGACGTACGACGGCAACTCGCCGTTTCCTGAGGGGAGTTCGGCGCCTCCGCGGGAAGGCGGGGATCGCCTGTACGTGGCGGTGACGGCGGTGATCGTCGCGCTGCCCTTCGTGGCGCTCGGCGCTGCCGTATGGCTGTTGTGGGGGCGTCTGATCCATCCCGGGGACGTGGTGCTCGGGATCGCCCTGTACGTGGTCACGGGTCTCGGTGTCACGGTCGGCTTCCACCGCGGTCTCACGCACGGCAGCTTCCGGGCCGTCCGCCCCGTGCGCGTCGCGCTCGCGGTGGCCGGGTCGATGAGCTTCCAGGGCGATGTCATCGGGTGGGTCGCCACGCACCGCCGCCACCACGCGTTCACCGACCGCCCGGGCGACCCGCACTCCCCGTACCGCTACGGCACCCATCTGCGCGGCCAGTTGCGCGGACTGCTGCACGCGCACGTCGGCTGGCTGTTCCGCAACGACCCTACGTCGTCCGAGCGTTACGCCCCGGACCTGCTGGCCGACCGCGGCATCCGCGCGGTCTCCCGCGCCTTTCCGGCGCTGTGCGTCATCACCCTCGCCCTGCCGTTCGGCCTGGGCTGGGTGATCGGCGGCAGCTGGCTCCACGGAGTGACCGGACTGCTGTGGGGGGGACTTGTCCGTATCGCGTTGCTGCATCACGTCACCTGGAGCGTGAACTCGCTGTGCCACATGATCGGTGAGCGCCCGTTCCGTACCCGGAGCCACGACCGGGCCACCAACCTGTGGCCACTCGCCCTGCTCTCCTTCGGCGAGAGCTGGCACAACCTCCACCACGCCGACCCGACCAGCGCCCGGCACGGGGTGGGGCGATGCCAGCTCGACCCGTCGGCCGCGGTCATCCGCCTCCTCGAACGCCTCGGCCTCGTGCGTGACGTGCGCTGGCCGACGCCGGCCCGTGTCGCCGCCCGCCGCGCCTGA
- a CDS encoding DUF5994 family protein — translation MIATFTPSRTTLPLPAPTARVALKSPTGRGLLDGAWWPRSRDLTTELPALADELDPRWGRITRVAVNPMLWPVVPHKVTVHDRVLKIGWFTPELDPHKLLLLSYGADRWDLLVIPPETDDASAARLMSAACAPDGPPLTATDLIAAETARDMAAGDRPQSAQESWEYEGGAASAHAVHTDTRR, via the coding sequence ATGATCGCGACCTTCACGCCCTCCCGCACCACCCTGCCTCTTCCGGCACCCACCGCCCGTGTGGCGCTGAAGTCCCCGACGGGCCGCGGCCTCCTCGACGGCGCCTGGTGGCCCCGCTCGCGCGACCTGACCACCGAACTCCCCGCCCTGGCGGACGAACTCGATCCGCGGTGGGGCCGCATCACCCGGGTCGCCGTGAATCCAATGCTCTGGCCCGTCGTCCCGCACAAGGTGACCGTCCACGACCGCGTGCTCAAGATCGGCTGGTTCACCCCTGAACTCGACCCCCACAAGCTGCTGTTGCTTTCCTACGGGGCCGACCGATGGGATCTGCTGGTGATCCCGCCCGAGACGGATGACGCGAGCGCCGCCCGGCTCATGAGCGCCGCCTGCGCCCCGGACGGGCCCCCGCTGACCGCCACCGATCTCATCGCCGCCGAAACCGCGCGCGACATGGCCGCGGGCGACCGGCCGCAGAGCGCGCAGGAGTCCTGGGAGTACGAGGGCGGCGCCGCCTCCGCCCACGCCGTCCACACAGACACCAGGCGGTGA
- a CDS encoding DUF6243 family protein: MSKNINNPVGMGGGKRKKLSRAERQNNGPHRNLDRKGAADQKAELVRKMREKTAQAENAGQPSDDTTQS; the protein is encoded by the coding sequence GTGAGCAAGAACATCAACAACCCCGTGGGCATGGGCGGCGGCAAGCGCAAGAAGCTGTCCCGCGCGGAGCGCCAGAACAACGGTCCGCACCGCAACCTCGACCGCAAGGGCGCCGCCGACCAGAAGGCGGAGCTGGTGCGCAAGATGCGCGAGAAGACAGCCCAGGCCGAGAACGCCGGCCAGCCGAGCGACGACACCACCCAGAGCTGA
- a CDS encoding aldo/keto reductase has product MSLTLDSYRLLGRSGLRVSPLALGAATFGTEWGWGAEQDEARKLFDLYVERGGNFIDTATTYTDGSSERLLGEFTRDNRESLVLATKYTTLRRPGDPNSGGSHRKSMFASVEASLRRLRTDYIDLLYLHVWDFTTPVEEILRGMDDLVRQGKVLYVAISNAPAWQVSRMQAIADLRGWSPLVALQIEYSLIERTGERDLIPMARELGLGVLPYSPLAGGVLTGKYGRDDLTAANAAVDDGTRRRVTVAGGALTERNFAVVDVVKEVAAELGRTPAQVGLAWTLRNPGVTAPVIGARTPAQLEDNLGALEVDFTAAQLARLDEVSALTLGIPHDLLAGDFGRTLTRGDMSIEARR; this is encoded by the coding sequence ATGTCTCTCACCCTCGACAGCTACCGGCTCCTCGGCCGCTCCGGACTGCGGGTCTCCCCGCTGGCGCTGGGCGCGGCGACCTTCGGCACCGAATGGGGGTGGGGCGCCGAGCAGGACGAGGCGCGCAAGCTGTTCGACCTCTACGTCGAGCGCGGCGGCAACTTCATCGACACCGCCACCACCTACACCGACGGCAGCTCCGAGCGCCTGCTGGGCGAGTTCACCCGTGACAACCGCGAGAGCCTGGTGCTGGCGACGAAGTACACGACGCTGCGCAGGCCCGGCGACCCCAATTCCGGGGGGAGCCACCGAAAGAGCATGTTCGCGTCCGTGGAGGCCAGCCTGCGGAGGCTGCGGACGGACTACATCGACCTGCTCTACCTGCACGTGTGGGACTTCACGACGCCGGTCGAGGAGATCCTGCGCGGCATGGACGACCTGGTCCGCCAGGGCAAGGTCCTGTACGTGGCGATCTCCAACGCCCCGGCCTGGCAGGTGTCGCGCATGCAGGCCATCGCCGACCTGCGCGGCTGGTCGCCGCTGGTGGCGCTGCAGATCGAGTACAGCCTGATCGAGCGCACCGGGGAACGTGACCTGATCCCCATGGCACGTGAGCTGGGGCTCGGGGTGCTGCCGTACTCGCCGCTGGCGGGCGGGGTGCTCACCGGAAAGTACGGCCGCGACGACCTGACCGCGGCGAACGCCGCGGTCGACGACGGCACCCGCAGGCGCGTCACCGTCGCGGGCGGAGCGCTCACCGAACGCAACTTCGCCGTCGTGGACGTCGTGAAGGAGGTCGCCGCGGAGCTGGGCCGCACACCCGCCCAGGTCGGTCTTGCCTGGACCCTGCGGAACCCGGGCGTGACGGCACCGGTCATCGGAGCGCGCACCCCCGCCCAACTGGAGGACAACCTGGGCGCCCTGGAGGTCGACTTCACCGCCGCGCAGCTGGCCCGCCTCGACGAGGTGAGCGCGCTCACCCTGGGCATCCCGCACGACCTGCTCGCCGGTGACTTCGGCCGCACGCTGACCCGTGGCGACATGTCGATCGAGGCCCGCCGCTGA
- a CDS encoding helix-turn-helix transcriptional regulator: protein MTTDTVDPIQELAAFLRARRERLDPHDVGLPPRRRSRRTQGLRREEVAELAGVSIDYVVRLEQGRGLRPSADVVEALSRALRLAPDERAYLFDLAQRRPRRAAEPATTAAPQLARLVDDLSPLPAMLLNHRYDILAWNTAMARLLLDFDTLPPSRRNVMWLCLMHPGMREVYVDRERVVQEGIAHLRAAWAAHPEDQELADRITEFAAHDADFARLWAERDIKVNGRGRKVLRHPVIGEVAVRFEVLVPLQDPDQQLVIYRAADEESRSALDRLPGARG, encoded by the coding sequence ATGACGACGGACACCGTCGACCCGATACAGGAGCTGGCCGCGTTCCTGCGGGCCCGGCGCGAACGCCTGGACCCGCACGATGTCGGCCTGCCGCCGCGCCGGCGGTCCCGGCGGACCCAGGGGCTGCGCCGCGAGGAGGTCGCCGAACTGGCCGGGGTGAGCATCGACTACGTCGTGCGGCTGGAACAGGGCCGGGGGCTGCGGCCATCGGCGGACGTGGTGGAGGCGCTGTCCCGGGCGCTGCGCCTGGCCCCCGACGAACGCGCCTACCTCTTCGACCTGGCCCAGCGGCGCCCCCGCAGGGCGGCCGAGCCCGCCACCACGGCGGCGCCGCAGCTGGCCCGGCTGGTCGACGACCTGTCGCCGCTGCCCGCCATGCTGCTGAACCACCGCTACGACATCCTGGCCTGGAACACCGCGATGGCGAGGCTGCTCCTGGATTTCGACACCCTGCCGCCGTCGCGGCGCAACGTGATGTGGCTGTGCCTGATGCATCCGGGGATGCGTGAGGTCTATGTCGACCGCGAACGCGTCGTGCAGGAGGGGATCGCCCACTTGCGCGCCGCGTGGGCCGCGCATCCGGAGGATCAGGAGCTGGCCGATCGCATCACCGAATTCGCCGCGCATGACGCGGACTTCGCGCGGTTGTGGGCCGAGCGGGACATCAAGGTCAACGGCCGCGGGCGCAAGGTGCTGCGGCATCCCGTCATCGGTGAGGTGGCGGTGCGGTTCGAGGTGCTCGTGCCGCTCCAGGACCCGGACCAGCAGTTGGTCATCTACCGTGCCGCGGACGAAGAGAGCCGGTCGGCATTGGACCGGTTGCCCGGGGCGCGTGGGTAA